In the Leptospira sp. WS4.C2 genome, one interval contains:
- a CDS encoding PP2C family protein-serine/threonine phosphatase yields the protein MTHSFYLYFKEIFRKPTRSEWEILKLVEARYDKEYTYYIFITHLIVYSLLIAPPFSEIRVQVLPYLLGVSIARLVLLLQFYTKNVPIQRVIYFSGFVADGLVYLVFMVGIHSFPSIGSFYLLNSYLMSFVFPILLYSTRLDPKACFLSAFYFSILHIIYIFNLPSVVSDQFSFFSKYFLLLVYWGSAVLGTVFVLNKRKDTTDMYNLSEEKRFMLHELELAKKVQDALFPGDIKIPSLAFTYYRKSPNVIGGDFFDFVQLREGNVGVFLTDVAGHGISSAMVASIMKVLVSTIPYRFKTAPAKLMDYLDDRLAHDLNKYHASAIYLFFDFIEKKLTLGNAGHPYLILAHKEEDYQELETQGAILGFNIKIPPIAEKTMPIAPGDRFFIYTDGLIESTDSEGNSLGTEGLLALLNRHRHSANIKELEINLLTELKSNYGLDSFSDDTMFLILEVEE from the coding sequence TTGACACATTCCTTTTATTTATACTTCAAAGAAATTTTTCGAAAACCTACAAGATCAGAATGGGAAATTTTAAAGTTAGTAGAAGCCCGTTATGATAAAGAATATACCTATTATATTTTTATCACGCACCTCATCGTATATTCCTTACTCATCGCGCCACCGTTCTCTGAAATTCGAGTTCAAGTATTGCCTTATTTACTAGGTGTGTCCATTGCAAGGCTCGTTTTACTTTTGCAATTTTATACCAAGAATGTTCCCATCCAAAGAGTCATTTACTTCAGTGGATTTGTTGCGGACGGACTTGTTTATCTTGTCTTTATGGTGGGAATCCATTCCTTCCCCTCAATTGGAAGTTTTTATTTATTAAATTCTTATTTAATGTCTTTTGTTTTTCCCATTCTATTGTATAGCACAAGACTTGATCCAAAGGCATGTTTTCTTAGTGCGTTTTATTTTTCTATCTTACATATCATTTATATCTTCAATCTTCCTTCTGTTGTATCAGATCAGTTCTCTTTTTTTAGTAAATATTTTTTATTGTTAGTGTATTGGGGGAGTGCTGTTCTCGGTACTGTATTTGTTCTCAACAAACGAAAAGACACCACCGATATGTACAATCTGTCCGAAGAAAAAAGATTTATGTTACATGAGTTGGAGCTTGCAAAAAAAGTACAAGATGCACTTTTCCCTGGGGATATCAAAATTCCTAGTCTTGCTTTTACTTATTATCGCAAAAGTCCGAATGTCATCGGAGGAGATTTTTTTGATTTTGTACAACTCCGGGAAGGAAACGTAGGTGTGTTTTTAACAGATGTTGCGGGGCATGGAATTTCATCAGCAATGGTTGCCTCCATCATGAAGGTACTTGTTTCTACAATTCCTTATCGTTTCAAAACAGCACCGGCCAAACTGATGGATTATTTAGACGATCGTTTGGCCCATGATTTAAACAAATACCACGCTTCGGCAATTTATCTATTTTTTGATTTCATTGAAAAGAAACTAACATTAGGTAATGCCGGTCATCCCTATTTAATTTTAGCGCACAAGGAAGAAGACTACCAAGAGTTGGAAACCCAAGGTGCCATCCTTGGGTTTAATATTAAAATTCCACCCATTGCCGAAAAAACTATGCCCATAGCACCAGGGGATCGTTTTTTTATTTATACCGATGGGCTCATTGAATCCACAGATTCGGAAGGGAATAGTCTGGGAACGGAAGGACTCCTCGCACTTCTCAATCGGCATAGACATAGTGCAAACATCAAAGAACTCGAAATCAACCTTCTCACCGAATTAAAATCCAACTACGGACTCGACAGTTTTTCTGATGACACCATGTTTCTAATCTTGGAAGTAGAAGAATAA
- a CDS encoding enoyl-CoA hydratase-related protein gives MSFLEIQIKSNFALVTIKRPEALNALNDVVITEIGAMVDELESNSSVRGFILTGEGKAFVAGADIAKMKEFNVREGQAFSELGQTVFRKMELSNLISIAAINGFCLGGGMELAMACDIRYAVASAKLGLPEVTLGLLPGFGGSQRLPRLIGVGRATELILSGDMISAEEGYRLGLINKITDPAELLNESEKTITTILSRGPNAIKAAKTAIRQGLETNMDGGLEWEKQLFGGRFADEETKEGLSAFLEKRKPNFKG, from the coding sequence TTGTCTTTTTTAGAGATTCAAATTAAATCCAATTTTGCTCTGGTCACCATCAAAAGGCCAGAGGCCCTCAATGCACTGAACGATGTAGTCATCACGGAAATTGGAGCCATGGTGGATGAACTAGAATCCAATAGCTCTGTTCGCGGATTCATTCTGACTGGTGAAGGGAAAGCTTTTGTAGCCGGTGCGGACATTGCCAAAATGAAAGAGTTCAATGTGCGGGAAGGACAGGCATTTTCGGAACTTGGACAAACTGTTTTTCGTAAGATGGAACTTTCCAACCTCATTTCGATTGCTGCCATCAATGGATTTTGTTTGGGTGGGGGAATGGAACTTGCTATGGCATGTGACATTCGTTATGCGGTTGCATCTGCCAAATTAGGCCTTCCTGAAGTCACACTCGGTTTACTTCCAGGATTTGGTGGGTCTCAAAGACTTCCAAGACTGATCGGAGTCGGGCGCGCCACAGAACTCATTTTATCTGGTGATATGATCTCCGCTGAAGAAGGATATCGATTGGGACTGATTAATAAAATCACCGATCCTGCGGAACTTTTAAACGAATCCGAAAAAACCATCACTACGATTTTATCGCGAGGACCTAACGCGATCAAGGCGGCAAAAACGGCAATCCGCCAAGGTTTGGAAACCAATATGGATGGCGGTTTGGAGTGGGAAAAACAACTATTTGGTGGCCGGTTTGCGGACGAAGAAACCAAAGAAGGTCTTTCTGCATTTTTAGA